Genomic segment of Bifidobacterium lemurum:
CATTTCTTGATTTCGTCTTACGCCAACGTAACAGAACTCGGCGAGCAATACTAGTATCCGCACCGGATGTCGGCCGACCGCGAACGTGATATGAAACACACCTGAACGGGTCTACAGCCAGTGGTGGCGGACGCTTATGACAAAGCGGCTTCCCGTATGCGGAAAGCCGCTTTGCGTGACTGTCGAATCGGCTGGTGCGGCTCGTCAGACCTGCACGTGCACGGTGGTGCCCATCACGCACCAGTTGTAGAACCATTCGGCTTGGTCCCAGCCGATGCCCACGCAGCCGTGGGAGGTGTTGCCCATCGCCGCCACCGCCGCGTCGCTGACGTAGCCGGACGTGGCGATGCGGTGGATGGCGCAGCCGCTGCGGGAGAAGTAGTTCACGAATCCGACGCCCTTGACGTCCCATTGGGAGGTGGAGCCATCGGACAGGGTGAGGTTGCCGCTCATATCCTGCGATTCGTACTTCAGCCAGATGGTGAAGTCTCCGGTGGGAGTGCACAGGTCTCCGCCGCTGACGCATTCGCCGGTAGTGCGGCTGTTGCCTTGACCGGCGGACATGCTCATCGTACGGATCAGCTGGTCGTTCTCGTAGGCGTAGACCTTGTTGTCGGACAGATCGACCACCACGTGACGTTTGGTGGTTTTCGTCTGCATCGGATCGACGGTGCCCTCGACGCTTACGGAGCCGCCGCCATTGGCCAGCGCTTCGACGAGCTGCGGACCGATGTTCGTATCGGCGCCGTCCGCCACGGTGACACCGTCATGGCCTTCGGTGACCACTTCGAGCTCTTCGCCGTTGTTGTTGACGACGACTTCGCGATCCTCACGCCCGGTCTGCAGATTCGTCTTGATGGAGTTGTTGTAGTACTCCTGCATCTTGTCGGCGTTGAACACCACATAGCCGTTGCGGGTTTCATTATCCGCCAGCTTGGCCTGTTCGTTCGCGTTGATCGTCATGGAGGCCGCGAGGGCGGGGGCGTCGATCGTGGCGATGGTATGGTCGTTCACCTTGATCTCCACGGGATTGCTCACCAATCCGTCAAGTGTGGCCTTCGCCTCGTTCGCGATGGTGTCGGTGACCGCGGGCTCGGTATCCTTCAGTTCGATGGTCACCGTCTGCGGCTGGACATCGCCCAGAGACTCGACCGCGGCGATGCCTTGCTCAGCCACCGCCTGCGCGTCCGCGCCCTTGCCGAGCTGCATCGGCACCACGTCGAAGCCGTTGCCATCCGCGTTCAGGGTCACTTGGGCGTCCACCGGCGTCACTTCGGCCGTACCCAAAGCCTCGTCGATCACGGAGCCGTCCGCGACGGACAGTGAGATGTCGGGCTCGATGTTCTCCTGTTCGTTCGGCAGATAGCGCTTCCACCATGCGCCGTCGCGCTTGGCGTTCACTACCTGATCGGCGATCTCTTCGGAATCGATGTCGTAGCCGAGTTCCTTCAACGTGAAGGAAGCGGTTTCGCCGTTGTATTCCACCGGCACGGCGGTGTTGTTCACCTGATCGTCGATGGCGTTGATGATCTGCTGCCTGGATTTGCCCACCATCGAATTGCCCCACAGGCTCACGCCCGGCAGCGCATGGGATTCGAAGAACCACCAGCCGCCGGCGGTGGCAGCGCCCAGCACGAGCACGACGGCCAGCACGATCCACGGCCAAATCAGACGCTTCTTCTTCACCTTGACCTTGCCCAACGCGTCCATGTTGTCATCCATCGGATCGATGACCGCGGTAAACGGAGACTCGGACACGGGACGAATCACCTCGGTCTCGTCTCCGACGTTCCACAGCAGCTCAGGCGTCGTATCTGAGCGATTCGGGTCCACTGACTCATCAGCCATTGTCGTTCCTTCTTTGAAACCCTTGTTTCTCGCACAACGAGCGCCGTTTATGCCGCGGCGCTCACCGTGAGCCAATATAGCAGCAAGCCCCGTCACCGAACGGGGCTTGTCCTGCGTGCGTCACAGGGCGCGATCAGCGGCCCTGCTGGTGGTCCAGCGCGGCCTTGACCAAGCCAGCGAACAGCGGATGTGGCTTGGTCGGACGGGACTTGAACTCGGGATGCGCCTGCGTGGAGACATAGAACGGATGCACCTCACGCGGCAGTTCCACGAACTCGGTGAGTTCGCCGTCCGGGCTTTGGCCGGAGATCCTCAGGCCGGCCTCGCGCAGGGCGTCCTTGTAGGCCACGTTCACCTCGTAGCGGTGGCGATGGCGTTCGGTCACATGCGTGGTGCCGTAGAGTTCGGCGACCAGCGAGCCCTCCTCCAATTCGGCCGGGTAGGATCCCAGTCGCATGGTGTGGCCCATATCACCCTTACCGGCGACGATATCCTTCTGCTCCTCCATCGTGGCGATGACGGGCGTGGCGCAATCGGGCTCGAATTCGGTGGAGTTCGCGTCGTCAAGACCGACCATGTCGCGGGCATATTCGATGACCATGGACTGCAGACCGAGGCACAGGCCGAGGGCGGGCAGCTTGTTCTCACGGGCGAACCTGAACGCGCCGATCTTGCCGTCGATGCCGCGGATGCCGAAGCCGCCGGGCACGACGATGCCGTCGACCTGGTCGAGCGCGGCGGCCGCGCCCTCCTCGGTCTCGCACTTGTCGGCCGCGACCCACTTGACGTTCACCTTCGCGTAATTGGCGAAACCGCCGGCCTTGATGGCCTCGGTGACGGACAGGTAGGCGTCCGGCAGGTCGATGTACTTGCCGACGATGGCGATGTTCACCTCATGCTTGGGATGGTGCACACGCTCCAGCAGATCGGACCATTCATCCCAATCCACGTCATGGAAGGGCAGACCGAGCTCGCGCACCACGTAGGCGTCGAGGCCTTCGTCGAAGAGGATCTTCGGCACGTCGTAGATGCTCGGAGCGTCCACGCAGTTGACCACGCCTTCGGCGTCCACATCGCACATCAGGGAGATCTTGTCCTTGACGGATTCGTTGAGAGGACGGTCGCTTCGCAGCACGAGCGCGTCGGGCGTGATGCCCAGCTGGCGCAGCATCATCACGGAATGCTGGGTGGGCTTGGTTTTCAGCTCGTGTGCGGCGGAGATGTACGGCACCAACGAGACGTGCACGAACATGCAGTTCTCGGAGCCGAGGTCGCGGCGCACCTCGCGCGCGGCCTCGAGGAAAGGCTGGGATTCGATGTCTCCGACGGTGCCGCCGATTTCGGTGATGATCACGTCCACGTCGTCGCTCGCTTGGGCGCGCATGCGGGACTTGATTTCGTTGGTGATGTGCGGGATGACCTGCACGCACTGGCCGAGGTACTCACCGGCGCGTTCCTTGCGCAGCACCTCCTGGTAGATCTGACCGGTGGTGACGTTCGCCTTCTGGCTCAGATAGACGTCGAGGAATCGCTCGTAGTGGCCGATGTCGAGATCGGTTTCGGCGCCGTCCTCGGTCACGTAGACCTCGCCATGTTGGAACGGGTTCATCGTGCCCG
This window contains:
- a CDS encoding L,D-transpeptidase family protein, with the translated sequence MADESVDPNRSDTTPELLWNVGDETEVIRPVSESPFTAVIDPMDDNMDALGKVKVKKKRLIWPWIVLAVVLVLGAATAGGWWFFESHALPGVSLWGNSMVGKSRQQIINAIDDQVNNTAVPVEYNGETASFTLKELGYDIDSEEIADQVVNAKRDGAWWKRYLPNEQENIEPDISLSVADGSVIDEALGTAEVTPVDAQVTLNADGNGFDVVPMQLGKGADAQAVAEQGIAAVESLGDVQPQTVTIELKDTEPAVTDTIANEAKATLDGLVSNPVEIKVNDHTIATIDAPALAASMTINANEQAKLADNETRNGYVVFNADKMQEYYNNSIKTNLQTGREDREVVVNNNGEELEVVTEGHDGVTVADGADTNIGPQLVEALANGGGSVSVEGTVDPMQTKTTKRHVVVDLSDNKVYAYENDQLIRTMSMSAGQGNSRTTGECVSGGDLCTPTGDFTIWLKYESQDMSGNLTLSDGSTSQWDVKGVGFVNYFSRSGCAIHRIATSGYVSDAAVAAMGNTSHGCVGIGWDQAEWFYNWCVMGTTVHVQV
- a CDS encoding CTP synthase, coding for MVRRQHGNSSEHITKHIFVTGGVVSSLGKGLTASSLGRLLRSRGIHVLQQKLDPYINVDPGTMNPFQHGEVYVTEDGAETDLDIGHYERFLDVYLSQKANVTTGQIYQEVLRKERAGEYLGQCVQVIPHITNEIKSRMRAQASDDVDVIITEIGGTVGDIESQPFLEAAREVRRDLGSENCMFVHVSLVPYISAAHELKTKPTQHSVMMLRQLGITPDALVLRSDRPLNESVKDKISLMCDVDAEGVVNCVDAPSIYDVPKILFDEGLDAYVVRELGLPFHDVDWDEWSDLLERVHHPKHEVNIAIVGKYIDLPDAYLSVTEAIKAGGFANYAKVNVKWVAADKCETEEGAAAALDQVDGIVVPGGFGIRGIDGKIGAFRFARENKLPALGLCLGLQSMVIEYARDMVGLDDANSTEFEPDCATPVIATMEEQKDIVAGKGDMGHTMRLGSYPAELEEGSLVAELYGTTHVTERHRHRYEVNVAYKDALREAGLRISGQSPDGELTEFVELPREVHPFYVSTQAHPEFKSRPTKPHPLFAGLVKAALDHQQGR